A window of Aeromicrobium sp. A1-2 contains these coding sequences:
- a CDS encoding MMPL family transporter: MFTALSRLANTHPRRVLGATVLFFVVAGALGGPVAGLLNNDNDSFSDTGATSARAITQIEQASGQDASPSVIVLVDSDDSRAINQATAVLKQEVAVAQVVGGPDYGKQFLSEDGTQTYFAAIYRSGVDADLTTEHLRDRLGRIDGVRVGGFGPAYQEVNEHVESDLIKAELIAFPLLFIVSLLVFRSAVAALLPLLVGGLTIVTSLLIVRGINEFVDISIFALNLITGLGLGLSIDYSLFLVSRYREELERVGPGAEAIRRTVATAGRTVAFSAVTVAGAGLALLVFPLRFLYSMGIGVTVVALAAAAVSLIVLPALFAVLEHRVNALAPKRWRQAQLAEARSEVKGFWYRLSKFVMRFPVGTAIAGAAVLLALGTPFLGVKFTGVDATVLPEGSPSKSVDSILRSEFVGAESSPIIVAVTAPQSGAADIQTFASSLGSLDGAGQVAEPRFLGRDTWQVDVIPADSTLDDKTLNLVSDIRAVDAPGPVLVGGQSAEQVDQVASIAAKIPLALAILATLTFLTLFLMTGSVILPIKALLMNVLTISATFGALVLIFQDGRFEGILDYSSQGALESTQPVFLFAVVFGLSTDYAVFLLTRIKEARDAGAGEREAVALGLQRTGRIVTAAALLFAIALGSFATSQIIFIKELGVGTALAVLIDATIVRAMLVPSLMALLGRANWWAPRPLRSLHDRFGISEGDPVDHVPSRQSVNA; the protein is encoded by the coding sequence ATGTTCACTGCCCTGAGCCGATTGGCCAACACCCATCCACGTCGCGTCCTCGGGGCGACTGTCCTGTTCTTCGTCGTCGCCGGGGCCCTCGGCGGGCCGGTCGCCGGGCTGCTGAACAACGACAACGACTCGTTCTCGGACACCGGCGCCACCAGCGCCCGGGCGATCACCCAGATCGAGCAGGCCAGCGGCCAGGACGCCTCACCGAGCGTGATCGTGCTGGTCGACAGCGACGACAGCAGAGCCATCAACCAGGCGACCGCTGTGCTGAAGCAGGAAGTCGCCGTCGCGCAGGTCGTCGGTGGACCCGACTACGGCAAGCAGTTCCTGTCCGAGGACGGCACGCAGACGTACTTCGCAGCGATCTACAGGTCCGGCGTCGATGCAGACCTGACTACCGAGCACCTGCGCGACCGGCTCGGCAGAATCGACGGCGTACGGGTCGGCGGCTTCGGCCCGGCGTACCAAGAAGTCAATGAGCACGTCGAGTCCGACCTCATCAAGGCCGAGCTCATCGCGTTCCCGCTGCTGTTCATCGTGTCGCTGCTGGTCTTCCGGTCGGCCGTCGCGGCCCTGCTGCCGCTCCTGGTCGGCGGTCTGACCATCGTGACCTCGTTGCTGATCGTGCGAGGCATCAACGAGTTCGTCGACATCTCGATCTTCGCGCTCAACCTCATCACGGGCCTGGGCCTGGGCCTGTCGATCGACTACTCGCTGTTCCTGGTCTCCCGCTACCGCGAGGAGCTCGAACGCGTGGGGCCCGGGGCCGAGGCCATCCGTCGCACCGTCGCGACGGCAGGTCGCACCGTCGCCTTCTCCGCTGTGACCGTGGCCGGCGCCGGCCTGGCGCTGCTGGTCTTCCCGCTGCGCTTCCTCTACTCGATGGGCATCGGCGTGACGGTCGTTGCGCTGGCCGCCGCGGCAGTTTCGCTCATCGTGCTCCCCGCATTGTTCGCCGTGCTGGAGCACCGGGTCAACGCCCTCGCGCCGAAGCGCTGGCGCCAGGCCCAGCTGGCCGAGGCACGATCGGAGGTCAAGGGCTTCTGGTACCGCTTGTCGAAATTCGTCATGCGCTTCCCGGTCGGGACCGCGATCGCTGGCGCAGCAGTGCTGCTCGCGCTCGGCACACCGTTTCTCGGCGTGAAGTTCACCGGCGTCGACGCGACGGTCCTGCCCGAGGGCAGCCCGTCCAAGTCTGTCGACTCGATCCTTCGCAGCGAGTTCGTCGGTGCCGAGTCGTCGCCGATCATCGTGGCGGTCACGGCCCCACAGTCCGGCGCCGCCGACATCCAGACGTTCGCCTCGTCGCTCGGCTCTCTGGACGGTGCGGGCCAGGTTGCCGAGCCTCGCTTCCTGGGCCGGGACACCTGGCAGGTCGACGTCATCCCAGCGGACTCGACGCTCGACGACAAGACGCTGAACCTGGTGTCCGACATCCGAGCAGTCGACGCGCCCGGACCCGTACTGGTCGGCGGCCAGAGCGCCGAGCAGGTCGACCAGGTCGCCTCGATCGCTGCCAAGATTCCACTGGCTCTGGCGATCCTCGCGACGTTGACCTTCCTCACGCTGTTCTTGATGACCGGTTCGGTGATCCTCCCGATCAAAGCCCTCCTGATGAACGTGCTGACGATCAGCGCGACGTTCGGCGCGCTGGTGCTGATCTTCCAGGACGGCCGGTTCGAGGGGATCTTGGACTACTCGAGCCAGGGTGCCCTGGAGTCGACGCAACCCGTGTTCCTGTTCGCGGTGGTGTTCGGCCTGTCAACCGACTACGCGGTGTTCCTCCTGACCCGGATCAAGGAGGCGAGGGACGCCGGGGCTGGTGAACGCGAGGCCGTCGCCCTTGGTCTGCAGCGGACCGGACGCATCGTCACCGCGGCCGCGCTGCTGTTCGCGATCGCGCTCGGCTCGTTCGCGACGTCTCAGATCATCTTCATCAAGGAGCTCGGAGTCGGCACGGCGCTCGCGGTCCTGATCGATGCGACGATCGTTCGCGCGATGTTGGTGCCCTCCCTGATGGCACTGCTCGGCAGAGCCAACTGGTGGGCACCGCGACCGCTCCGGAGTCTGCACGACCGATTCGGCATCAGCGAGGGCGATCCGGTCGACCACGTCCCGAGCCGACAGAGCGTCAACGCCTGA
- a CDS encoding ABC transporter substrate-binding protein translates to MTIHKRTAAIAVAALLGLSLVACGSSDPTDGAKAPADSITVGSAAFPENEIIAEIYAQALEAKGVKVDKKLNIGAREAYIPALENGEIDLLPEYSGNLLQYVDKEATATSSEDVAAALGDALPGKLKVLDVSKAEDKDSLNVTPEFAASEGLKTIGDLKKIDGLKVGANPEFKTRPFGLPGMERIYGITGAKFTAISDGGGPATLKALLSGKVDVADIYSTTPSILANKLVTLEDPENMFAAQNVVPLINGDKASDTVTTVLNEISAQLTTQDLLELNTKNQGPDKAAPADLAKQWLTDKGLI, encoded by the coding sequence ATGACCATCCACAAGCGAACTGCGGCAATCGCAGTAGCGGCCCTGCTCGGACTGTCGCTCGTTGCCTGCGGCAGCAGTGACCCGACCGACGGGGCGAAGGCGCCCGCCGACAGCATCACGGTCGGCTCGGCGGCCTTCCCCGAGAACGAGATCATCGCCGAGATCTACGCGCAGGCCCTGGAGGCCAAGGGCGTCAAGGTCGACAAAAAACTCAACATCGGCGCCCGCGAGGCCTACATCCCCGCGTTGGAGAACGGTGAGATCGACCTCCTCCCGGAGTACTCCGGCAACCTGCTCCAGTACGTCGACAAGGAGGCGACCGCGACCTCCTCCGAGGATGTCGCTGCGGCGCTCGGTGACGCACTGCCGGGCAAGCTCAAGGTGCTCGACGTCTCCAAGGCTGAGGACAAGGACTCCCTCAACGTCACGCCCGAGTTCGCGGCGTCCGAGGGTCTCAAGACCATTGGTGACCTGAAGAAGATCGATGGTCTGAAGGTCGGCGCGAACCCCGAGTTCAAGACCCGCCCGTTCGGCCTGCCAGGCATGGAACGGATCTACGGCATCACGGGTGCCAAGTTCACCGCGATCAGTGACGGCGGGGGCCCCGCGACGCTCAAGGCACTGCTCAGCGGCAAGGTCGACGTCGCGGACATCTACTCCACGACCCCGTCGATCCTGGCCAACAAGCTGGTCACGCTTGAGGACCCAGAGAACATGTTCGCGGCGCAGAATGTCGTGCCGCTGATCAATGGTGACAAGGCGTCGGACACCGTCACCACGGTGCTCAACGAGATCTCGGCTCAACTCACGACGCAGGACCTGCTGGAGCTCAACACCAAGAACCAGGGACCTGACAAGGCCGCTCCTGCGGACCTGGCCAAGCAGTGGTTGACCGACAAGGGCCTGATCTAG
- a CDS encoding ABC transporter permease translates to MSIWTDAVDWLTDSAHWSGDDGVPHRLLQHLGYTADTVLIAAVIAIPLGLWIGHTGRMRTAAVSITGALRALPTLGLLTFIVLFIGIGLTPPLIALVVLSIPSLLAGAYSGLESVDRQTIDAARSMGMTEWQILTQVEIPLALPIIVGGFRSATLQVVATATVAAYVSLGGLGRYIIDGQATRDYPQMVGGSVLVVALALTLDGIFAGLQRLARGARPALSPSQV, encoded by the coding sequence ATGAGCATCTGGACCGACGCGGTGGACTGGCTGACCGACTCCGCGCACTGGAGTGGCGACGACGGCGTACCCCACCGCCTGCTCCAGCACCTGGGCTATACGGCAGACACTGTGCTGATCGCCGCTGTCATCGCTATTCCGCTCGGGCTGTGGATCGGGCACACCGGCCGGATGCGCACCGCCGCGGTGTCGATCACGGGGGCTTTGCGTGCGCTGCCGACACTGGGCCTGCTGACCTTCATCGTGCTGTTCATTGGCATCGGACTGACTCCGCCGCTGATCGCCCTGGTTGTGCTGTCCATCCCTTCCCTCCTGGCCGGCGCGTACTCCGGGCTCGAGTCGGTCGACCGGCAGACCATCGATGCGGCGCGGTCCATGGGCATGACCGAGTGGCAGATCCTGACCCAGGTCGAGATACCGCTCGCGCTGCCGATCATCGTCGGTGGGTTCCGGTCCGCAACGTTGCAGGTCGTCGCCACCGCGACGGTCGCCGCGTACGTATCGCTGGGCGGTCTGGGCCGCTACATCATCGATGGCCAGGCCACTCGGGACTATCCCCAGATGGTGGGCGGTTCGGTCCTGGTCGTGGCCCTGGCCCTCACCCTCGACGGCATCTTCGCCGGGCTTCAGCGCCTCGCGCGCGGCGCTCGTCCCGCTCTTTCCCCTTCGCAAGTCTGA
- a CDS encoding ABC transporter permease: MSWLIDNFAYVWSLTVRHAWLSAVPIVVGFVVALPIGWYADRHPRLRGSVLGFVGILYTIPSLALFAVLPGLLGTGFLSPVNVIIALSIYAAAIMVRTASDAFGSVSPAVLDAASANGYSPAQRALRVQLPLAGPVLLAGLRVVAVSTVSLVSVGALIGVSSLGSLFTDGYRRTFNTEIVIGIAATVLLALVFDLFLVLMGRVLMPWASLGRPVRSAA; this comes from the coding sequence ATGAGTTGGCTGATCGACAACTTCGCCTACGTGTGGTCGTTGACCGTGCGGCACGCGTGGCTGAGCGCCGTGCCGATCGTGGTCGGCTTCGTCGTGGCGCTGCCGATCGGGTGGTACGCCGATCGCCATCCCCGGCTCCGCGGGAGCGTGCTGGGCTTCGTCGGCATCCTCTACACGATCCCGTCGCTTGCCCTGTTCGCCGTGCTGCCGGGCCTGCTCGGCACGGGCTTCCTGAGTCCGGTCAACGTCATCATCGCGCTGAGCATCTACGCCGCGGCGATCATGGTCCGCACGGCCTCGGACGCCTTCGGATCTGTGTCGCCGGCCGTGCTCGACGCCGCCTCGGCCAATGGCTACTCCCCTGCGCAGCGGGCCCTGCGCGTCCAACTGCCGCTCGCCGGCCCGGTGCTGCTCGCGGGCCTCCGGGTCGTGGCGGTCAGCACCGTGAGCCTGGTCAGCGTCGGTGCGCTGATCGGGGTGAGCAGTCTCGGCTCCCTGTTTACCGACGGCTATCGCCGCACGTTCAACACCGAGATCGTGATCGGCATCGCCGCGACGGTGCTGCTCGCCCTGGTCTTCGACCTGTTCCTCGTCCTGATGGGCCGTGTGCTCATGCCGTGGGCGAGTCTGGGCCGGCCGGTCAGGAGCGCCGCATGA
- a CDS encoding ABC transporter ATP-binding protein, with amino-acid sequence MIEYRSIGKTFPDGTEAVDDFSLALPSRSTTVLVGSSGCGKTTLLRMVNRMVDPTHGQVLIDDVDIATRDRVELRRSIGYVMQASGLLPHRTVIDNVGTVLRLTGVDKKQARDRSYAMLETVGLDASLATKYPSQLSGGQQQRVGVARGLVTDPNILLMDEPFGAVDPIVREELQTELLRLQRDLDKTIVFVTHDIDEAFLLGDQVVILKKGGEIAQVGSPAEILAEPADAFVSSFVGLDRGTRKLHVEERDGRKIVLDESGKAAGVLSE; translated from the coding sequence ATGATCGAGTACCGCTCCATCGGCAAGACGTTCCCAGACGGTACGGAGGCGGTTGACGACTTCAGCCTGGCGCTGCCATCGCGCTCAACGACTGTCCTGGTGGGCTCGTCCGGCTGCGGCAAGACGACCTTGCTGCGGATGGTCAACCGGATGGTCGACCCGACCCACGGCCAGGTCCTGATCGACGACGTCGACATCGCGACGCGGGACCGGGTCGAGCTGCGGCGCAGCATCGGCTATGTCATGCAGGCCTCGGGCCTGCTCCCACACCGGACGGTCATCGACAACGTCGGGACGGTCCTGCGGCTGACCGGTGTCGACAAGAAGCAGGCCCGCGACCGCTCGTACGCGATGCTGGAGACCGTGGGGCTGGACGCTTCGCTCGCGACGAAGTACCCCAGCCAGCTGTCCGGTGGGCAGCAGCAGCGCGTGGGCGTCGCACGAGGGCTGGTGACCGATCCCAACATCCTGCTGATGGACGAGCCGTTCGGTGCGGTCGACCCGATCGTCCGCGAGGAGCTGCAGACCGAGCTGCTGCGCCTGCAGCGCGACCTCGACAAGACCATCGTGTTCGTGACGCACGACATCGACGAGGCGTTCCTGCTCGGCGACCAGGTCGTGATCCTCAAGAAGGGCGGGGAGATCGCTCAGGTCGGGTCCCCGGCCGAGATCCTCGCAGAGCCGGCCGATGCGTTCGTCAGCAGCTTCGTCGGGCTTGACCGTGGCACTCGCAAGCTGCACGTGGAGGAGCGCGACGGCAGGAAGATCGTGCTCGATGAGTCGGGCAAGGCTGCTGGAGTCCTGTCCGAATGA